The genomic stretch GGTTCCAGCGCTGTTTTCCTCCTCTCCCGACACCGCTTGAAAGACGATGCTACAATCAAGCCTCCGATTTGAGTGAGCGATAGTCCTGAAAGCAAGCATGAGCGACGCGAGCCCGCACTTCATATCCAAAGAGCCAAGTCCGTAGAGCATGCCTTTCTCGACCTTTGCTCCGAACGGATCATGCTTCCAGCCGTCTTTGACCTCGACCGTGTCCATGTGGCCGTTCAAGACAATTGCTGGCCTGTTCCTAGGACCTATCCTCGCCACCACGGAAGGTCCATAGCCTTCTACAGGCACCAACTCCGGCGCCAGTTTCCACTTGTCGAGACGAGAGGCGATGAACTTGGCAATCCTTTCCTCATCTCTGTACACGCTCGGAATCCGTATGAGTTCCCTGCAGAGTTCTAGTAGTTCCCTCTCGTCGATTGACTCTGCGATGTCGATGTACTCGTTTGAGGACCCTTTCACGGCCATGATCTCGCCAGGTAGATGGCATAGGCCATCTAAAGAACCTTCAGCGCCCTCACCACATTCGGTAAGGTATTTAAGCGCTCATACTTTACCGATGGAATCGAAGTGAATGCCATGGCTACGGAGCAGGTGGAAGTCAGGGAGCTTAGGGAAGGCCGGTACGTGGTTATCGACGATGAGCCGTGCAAGATCTCAAGCATATCGACTTCTAAACCCGGGAAGCATGGAGAGGCCAAGGCCAGGATCGAGGCCATCGGGATTTTCGACGGGAACAAGAAGAGCGTCGTATACCCAGTGAAGCACAGAGTCCAGGTACCCATCATCGACAAGCGCACGGCCCAGATCGTGTCGATCATGGGGGCCGAGGTGCAACTCATGGACCTTGAGACATACGAGATGTTCCACCTGCCGATTACTGACGATGTGAAGGACGACCTGAAGCCGGGCGGCGAGATATTGTACCTCATCACCATGGACAGGAAGAAGATCACAAGGGTGTGATGATGCCGATTCGCGGCATGCTGAGGTATGCGGACGCGGTCTCTTCGCCCGAGGACGCAGAATTCGTGATAGTTGGAGTGCCCTTCGATAAGACCACGACATATAGGAGCGGCACGAGGTTCGCGCCTACAGTTGTCAGGGAGACCTCACAGACCTTCGAGAAAGAGAACTTCGAGCACGGCATCACATTCGACGATATCCCCGTCCACGACGCCGGCGACATGTACGAGGAAGGCCATGTGGACGAGATGGTCCAGTCCGTCGAGGCGGAGGCCAGGAGTATAGTCTCGGCCGGGAAATTTCCGCTGTTCATTGGTGGCGAACACTCGATCTCCCCTCCCGTGGTCAAGGCCTTCGGTGAGATATCGGTCATCACGATAGACGCTCATCTTGATTTCAGGGATGAGTACCAGGGCCTGAAGAACAGCCATGCATGCGCGCACAGGCGTATTGTCGACCATGTGGGCAAGGGGAACGCATTCGCGTTCGGGGTCCGTGCCATCTCCGCGGACGAGAAATTGGATGAGGCGCTCTACGCCGATGCCTTCAGGATCCACGAGGAGGGCACTGAGAAGGTATTCGAGGAGATGTTGTCAAAGCTGAAGCGAAAGCCCATCTACCTGTCGTTGGACATCGACGGCATCGACCCTGCATACGCTCCTGGGACAGGCACTCCCGAGCCGTTCGGGCTCACGCCCTGGGATGTTAGGTACATCATCAACAGGATTGGCGATCGGCTGGTCGGATTCGATGTGGTCGAGATATGCCCGCCCTACGACAACGGCAACACATCGATACTGGGCGCGAGGATGATGCGCGAGGTAATGGCCGTCAAGTGGAAGGCTATGCACAAGAAGTAGAGACTAGCCTCTGACGATCTTCTCCACTCGCTTCTTGAACTCGTCAGCTAGCTGCTCTGATCTCTCCTCGCTTTTCGATTCCGAATAGATCCTGAATATCTGCTCTGTCCCAGAGGGCCTGAGCAGGACCCATCCGTCCTTGAAGAATATCTTCAGCCCATCGGTGGTATCGATCCTTTCGCCCTTGGAAGATTTCGCCAGCTCTGATAGTACCTTCTGCTTCTTGTCCTCAGGGCATGCCGTCTTCTTCTTGCATTGGCAGTACTGAGGTATCCTGTCGTTGATCTCCGAGAGCTTGCCGTGCTTTGCCACAATCTCAAGTATCTTTGCAACTGCCATCGCGCCGTCCCTGCAGTACTGGAAGTTGGCAAAAATCAGCCCTCCGTTCTCCTCACCGCCGAACACGCCGCCCGTGTCCATCATTACTCTGGCGACGACTGGGGACCCGACCTTGGTGTAGATCACAGATCCATTGGCCATCTTGACTGCGTCCTCGATGCACTGCGAGCCCCCGACCGTCGTTACCACCAACCGCCCGGGCTTGTCGAGACAGACGAAGT from Candidatus Thermoplasmatota archaeon encodes the following:
- a CDS encoding translation initiation factor IF-5A, producing MATEQVEVRELREGRYVVIDDEPCKISSISTSKPGKHGEAKARIEAIGIFDGNKKSVVYPVKHRVQVPIIDKRTAQIVSIMGAEVQLMDLETYEMFHLPITDDVKDDLKPGGEILYLITMDRKKITRV
- the speB gene encoding agmatinase; translated protein: MPIRGMLRYADAVSSPEDAEFVIVGVPFDKTTTYRSGTRFAPTVVRETSQTFEKENFEHGITFDDIPVHDAGDMYEEGHVDEMVQSVEAEARSIVSAGKFPLFIGGEHSISPPVVKAFGEISVITIDAHLDFRDEYQGLKNSHACAHRRIVDHVGKGNAFAFGVRAISADEKLDEALYADAFRIHEEGTEKVFEEMLSKLKRKPIYLSLDIDGIDPAYAPGTGTPEPFGLTPWDVRYIINRIGDRLVGFDVVEICPPYDNGNTSILGARMMREVMAVKWKAMHKK